A genomic window from Klebsiella quasipneumoniae subsp. quasipneumoniae includes:
- a CDS encoding ArsR family transcriptional regulator, with product MAEGIFRQPKAVSMRSPHRHRAQYLRGRS from the coding sequence CTGGCGGAAGGAATTTTCCGCCAGCCGAAAGCTGTGAGCATGCGCAGTCCTCATCGTCACCGGGCACAATACCTGCGGGGCCGGTCTTGA
- the kpnF gene encoding multidrug efflux SMR transporter subunit KpnF, producing MQQFEWIHAAWLAFAIVLEIIANVFLKFSDGFRRKVYGILSLAAVLGAFSALSQAVKGIDLSVAYALWGGFGIAATIAAGWVLFGQRLNNKGWAGVILLVAGMVLIKLA from the coding sequence ATGCAGCAGTTTGAGTGGATCCACGCCGCCTGGCTGGCCTTCGCCATTGTTCTGGAAATTATTGCCAACGTCTTTTTGAAGTTTTCCGACGGTTTCCGCCGCAAGGTCTATGGCATTCTGTCGCTGGCGGCGGTGCTGGGCGCGTTCAGCGCCCTGTCGCAGGCGGTGAAAGGCATCGATCTGTCGGTCGCCTATGCGCTGTGGGGCGGCTTCGGTATCGCGGCGACCATCGCCGCCGGCTGGGTGCTGTTTGGCCAGCGCCTGAATAACAAAGGCTGGGCGGGAGTCATCCTGCTGGTTGCCGGCATGGTGTTAATTAAACTCGCCTGA
- the kpnE gene encoding multidrug efflux SMR transporter subunit KpnE, translating into MFYWILLALAIIAEITGTLSMKWASISGGHTGFILMLAMIALSYIFLAFAVKKIALGVAYALWEGIGILLITLFSVLLFDESLSLLKIAGLTTLVVGIVLIKFGTQKKASSKQEVAHAAV; encoded by the coding sequence ATGTTTTATTGGATTTTATTAGCTTTAGCGATTATTGCTGAAATTACCGGCACCTTGTCGATGAAATGGGCAAGCATTAGCGGTGGGCATACCGGCTTTATTTTAATGCTGGCCATGATTGCCCTGTCATATATTTTTCTCGCCTTTGCGGTTAAAAAAATTGCCCTCGGCGTGGCCTACGCGTTATGGGAAGGGATTGGTATTCTGCTGATCACCCTGTTCAGCGTACTGTTGTTTGATGAAAGCCTGTCGCTGCTGAAAATAGCCGGTCTGACTACCCTGGTAGTGGGGATCGTCTTAATTAAGTTCGGCACCCAGAAAAAAGCGTCGTCGAAGCAGGAGGTGGCTCATGCAGCAGTTTGA
- a CDS encoding AI-2E family transporter, giving the protein MAKPIITLNGLKMVIMLGMLVIILTGIRFAADIIVPFILALFLAVIINPLVQLLVRCRVPRVLAISLLIGLIVMLAVVLLASLGTSLNELARTLPQYRNYLYEPMQTIAPWLQRLGFTVSVVELNKYIDPNAVMTLVTGLLTQLSNAMSSIFLLLLTVVFMLLEVPQLPAKLQQLMSRPVEGMGAIQRAIDSVSHYLVLKTAISLVTGLVVWGMLVLLDVRFAFMWGLLAFALNYIPNIGSVLAAIPPILQVLVFGGLYEALVVLAGYLIVNLVFGNILEPRIMGRGLGLSTLVVFLSLIFWGWLLGPVGMLLSVPLTIIVKIALEQTSGGQSIAFLLSDVSKE; this is encoded by the coding sequence ATGGCTAAACCTATTATTACACTTAACGGATTAAAGATGGTCATCATGCTGGGCATGCTGGTGATCATCCTGACCGGCATTCGCTTTGCGGCAGACATTATTGTCCCGTTTATACTCGCGCTTTTTCTGGCGGTGATTATTAATCCGCTGGTCCAGCTGCTGGTCCGCTGCCGGGTGCCACGCGTGCTGGCGATCTCATTGCTGATCGGCCTTATCGTCATGTTAGCCGTTGTGCTGCTGGCCTCGCTGGGGACCTCGCTTAACGAGCTGGCGCGCACCCTGCCGCAGTACCGCAACTATCTCTACGAACCGATGCAAACCATCGCTCCCTGGCTGCAGCGCCTGGGCTTTACCGTCTCGGTGGTGGAGCTTAACAAATACATCGACCCCAACGCCGTGATGACCCTGGTCACCGGTCTGCTCACTCAGCTGTCGAACGCCATGTCCTCGATTTTTCTGCTGCTGCTGACGGTGGTGTTTATGCTGCTGGAGGTTCCGCAACTGCCCGCCAAACTGCAGCAGCTGATGTCCCGCCCGGTAGAAGGCATGGGGGCCATTCAGCGCGCCATCGACAGCGTGTCGCATTATCTGGTGCTGAAGACCGCGATTAGCCTGGTCACCGGGCTGGTGGTCTGGGGCATGCTGGTTCTGCTGGACGTGCGTTTCGCCTTTATGTGGGGGCTGCTGGCCTTCGCGCTGAACTATATTCCCAATATTGGCTCCGTGCTGGCGGCCATCCCGCCGATCCTGCAGGTCCTGGTATTCGGCGGTCTGTACGAGGCGCTGGTGGTGCTGGCCGGCTATCTGATCGTTAACCTGGTGTTCGGCAATATTCTCGAACCGCGGATCATGGGGCGCGGCCTGGGACTCTCCACCCTGGTGGTATTCCTGTCGTTGATCTTCTGGGGCTGGCTGCTGGGTCCGGTCGGTATGCTCCTGTCGGTGCCGTTGACGATCATCGTCAAAATCGCCCTCGAGCAGACCAGCGGCGGCCAGAGCATCGCATTCTTATTAAGTGATGTGAGCAAAGAGTAA
- the mdcA gene encoding malonate decarboxylase subunit alpha yields the protein MNAEQTTGRVWNRRRTEKQRRLAEANIPGKVIPTDQLVSVLENLLAPGDRVVLEGNNQKQADFLSRMLAEVNPQKIHDLHMIMPSVGRSEHLDLFEKGIARKLDFSFSGPQSLRISQLLEDGLLEIGAIHTYIELYSRLYVDLSPNVALIAGYKADRKGNLYTGPSTEDTPALVEAAAFHDGIVIAQVNELVDDECDLPRVDIPGSWIDYVVVADKPFFIEPLFTRDPRLIKQEHILMAMMAIKGIYAEHQVQSLNHGIGFNTAAIELLLPTYGEQLGLKGKICKHWTLNPHPTLIPAIESGWVESVHCFGGELGMEEYIRARPDIFFTGPDGSMRSNRAFCQLAGQYAVDMFIGSTLQVDGLANSSTVTRGRLSGFGGAPNMGHDPHGRRHATPAWLNMITEPDPMQRGKKLVVQMVETFQAGVKPTFVETLDAVDVAKTSGMPLAPVMIYGDDVTHVLTEEGIAYLYRAESLEERRAMVAAVAGITDIGLGVDAKRVAALRQSGKVVYPEDLGIRRSEATRSLLAAGSVADLVEWSDGLYNPPAKFRSW from the coding sequence ATGAATGCCGAACAAACGACGGGGCGGGTCTGGAACCGTCGCCGGACGGAAAAGCAGCGGCGGCTGGCCGAGGCCAACATCCCGGGCAAAGTCATCCCCACTGACCAGCTGGTCAGCGTACTGGAAAACCTGCTCGCCCCCGGCGACCGGGTGGTGCTGGAAGGCAACAACCAGAAGCAGGCCGATTTCCTCTCCCGCATGCTGGCGGAAGTCAATCCGCAGAAAATCCACGATCTGCATATGATCATGCCGAGCGTCGGGCGCAGCGAGCATCTGGACCTGTTTGAAAAAGGTATCGCCCGCAAACTCGATTTCTCCTTCTCCGGTCCCCAAAGCCTGCGCATTTCGCAGCTGCTGGAAGATGGCCTGCTGGAAATCGGCGCCATTCATACCTATATCGAACTCTACTCCCGCCTGTACGTCGATCTGTCGCCCAACGTCGCGCTGATCGCCGGCTACAAAGCCGACCGTAAAGGTAACCTGTATACCGGGCCGAGTACCGAAGATACCCCGGCGCTGGTGGAAGCCGCCGCCTTCCACGACGGTATTGTTATCGCCCAGGTCAACGAACTGGTGGACGACGAGTGCGATCTGCCCCGCGTCGATATTCCCGGCTCGTGGATTGATTACGTGGTGGTCGCCGACAAGCCGTTCTTTATTGAACCGCTGTTCACCCGCGACCCGCGCCTGATTAAGCAAGAACACATTCTGATGGCGATGATGGCGATCAAGGGCATCTACGCCGAGCATCAGGTGCAGTCCCTCAACCACGGGATCGGCTTCAACACCGCCGCCATCGAACTGCTGCTGCCGACTTACGGCGAACAACTCGGTCTGAAAGGCAAAATCTGTAAACACTGGACCCTGAACCCGCATCCGACGCTGATCCCGGCGATCGAGAGCGGCTGGGTGGAGAGCGTGCACTGCTTCGGCGGCGAGCTGGGGATGGAAGAGTACATCCGCGCCCGTCCGGATATCTTCTTTACCGGCCCGGACGGCTCCATGCGCTCTAACCGCGCCTTCTGCCAGCTGGCGGGGCAGTACGCGGTGGATATGTTTATCGGTTCGACCCTGCAGGTTGATGGTCTGGCTAACTCCTCGACCGTCACCCGCGGCCGCCTTTCCGGCTTCGGCGGCGCGCCGAACATGGGCCACGATCCGCACGGCCGCCGCCACGCCACCCCTGCCTGGCTCAATATGATCACCGAGCCAGACCCCATGCAGCGCGGTAAAAAACTGGTGGTGCAGATGGTCGAAACCTTTCAGGCCGGGGTGAAGCCGACCTTTGTTGAGACCCTCGACGCGGTCGACGTCGCCAAAACCTCCGGCATGCCGCTGGCGCCGGTGATGATTTACGGCGATGACGTCACCCACGTGCTGACCGAAGAGGGTATCGCCTACCTGTATCGTGCGGAAAGCCTGGAAGAGCGCCGGGCGATGGTCGCCGCCGTGGCCGGGATCACCGACATCGGCCTCGGAGTGGACGCGAAACGCGTGGCTGCCCTGCGTCAGAGCGGCAAAGTGGTCTACCCGGAAGATCTCGGCATTCGCCGCAGCGAGGCCACCCGTTCGCTGCTGGCCGCCGGCAGCGTCGCCGACCTGGTGGAATGGTCCGACGGACTGTACAACCCACCGGCAAAATTCCGGAGCTGGTAA
- a CDS encoding triphosphoribosyl-dephospho-CoA synthase: protein MKILSPLHAESRVSWLADTASACLIDEARLSPKPGLVDSRGSGAHQDLTLALMERSARSLQPTFHALAQQSWRRPADIALRETVGRLGREGEAQMMQATGGVNTHRGAIWALGLLVSAVAMLGGAGHSQAIADTAAALARLPDGLAPKSFSKGLRASRRWQVPGAREEAQRGFPHITALALPQLQQSRARGASEPQAQLDALMAIMTSLSDTCVLSRAGMTGLQTMQQGARAVLAAGGCASVEGRAALARLDAQMLAHNASPGGAADLLAATLFLDRVAG from the coding sequence ATGAAAATTCTCTCCCCCCTGCACGCAGAAAGCCGCGTCAGCTGGCTGGCGGATACCGCCAGCGCCTGTCTGATTGACGAAGCCCGTCTGAGCCCGAAACCGGGTCTGGTTGACAGCCGCGGCAGCGGCGCGCATCAGGACCTCACGCTGGCGCTGATGGAACGCTCCGCCCGCAGCCTGCAGCCGACCTTCCACGCGCTGGCCCAGCAAAGCTGGCGCCGCCCGGCGGATATCGCGCTGCGCGAAACCGTCGGCCGCCTCGGCCGGGAAGGCGAAGCGCAGATGATGCAGGCCACCGGCGGGGTCAATACCCACCGCGGCGCCATCTGGGCGCTGGGGCTGCTGGTCAGCGCGGTAGCGATGTTGGGGGGAGCGGGTCATTCACAGGCGATCGCCGACACCGCCGCCGCCCTCGCCCGCCTGCCCGACGGCCTGGCGCCGAAAAGCTTCAGTAAAGGGCTACGCGCCAGCCGCCGCTGGCAGGTGCCGGGCGCGCGCGAAGAGGCGCAGCGCGGTTTCCCGCATATCACCGCCCTGGCGCTGCCGCAGTTACAGCAAAGCCGCGCCCGGGGCGCCAGCGAGCCGCAGGCGCAACTTGACGCGCTGATGGCCATCATGACCTCGTTGAGCGATACCTGCGTGCTGTCGCGCGCCGGCATGACCGGCCTGCAGACCATGCAGCAGGGCGCCCGCGCGGTGCTGGCGGCCGGCGGTTGCGCCAGCGTCGAAGGACGCGCCGCCCTGGCGCGGCTTGACGCGCAGATGCTGGCGCACAACGCCTCGCCGGGCGGCGCCGCCGATCTCCTTGCCGCCACCCTGTTTCTCGACCGGGTTGCCGGCTAA
- the mdcC gene encoding malonate decarboxylase acyl carrier protein → MEQITLSFPASRALRGRALAGVVGSGDMEVLYTAAGSDTLSVQITTSVDNSQARWQALFDRLSLINGLPAGQLVIHDFGATPGVARIRIEQVFEEAAHA, encoded by the coding sequence ATGGAACAGATTACATTGTCATTTCCTGCCAGCCGCGCCCTCCGCGGCCGAGCGCTGGCAGGGGTTGTAGGTTCAGGCGATATGGAAGTGCTCTATACCGCCGCCGGGAGCGATACGCTCAGCGTGCAAATTACCACCTCGGTGGATAACAGCCAGGCGCGCTGGCAGGCGCTGTTCGACCGGCTGAGCCTGATCAACGGCCTGCCCGCCGGGCAGTTGGTTATTCACGACTTCGGCGCCACGCCGGGCGTCGCCCGTATTCGTATTGAACAAGTCTTTGAGGAGGCCGCTCATGCGTAA
- a CDS encoding biotin-independent malonate decarboxylase subunit beta translates to MRNDRSFIELRARERAHALLDDGSYRELLDPFDGIMSPWLGAQGIVPQSDDGMVVAKGTINGQPAVVIAIEGTFQGGSMGEVSGAKMAAALELAAEDNRNGIPTQAVLCLETGGVRLQEANLGLAAIADIHAAIVDLRRYTPVVGIIAGTVGCFGGMSIAAALCSYLIVTREARLGLNGPQVIEQEAGIEEYDSRNRPFIWSMTGGEIRAASGLVDALVNDGVKAVKTAMNEAIAKGVPAQHRSDNYDDYLRRLSQFDTRQQADTAQIKQLFAREEK, encoded by the coding sequence ATGCGTAACGATCGCAGCTTTATCGAACTGCGCGCTCGCGAACGCGCCCACGCTCTGCTGGACGACGGCAGCTACCGTGAACTGCTGGATCCGTTTGACGGCATTATGTCGCCGTGGCTCGGCGCGCAGGGCATTGTCCCGCAGTCCGACGACGGTATGGTGGTCGCCAAAGGCACTATCAACGGCCAGCCGGCGGTGGTGATTGCTATCGAAGGCACCTTCCAGGGCGGCAGTATGGGCGAGGTCTCCGGCGCCAAAATGGCCGCCGCGCTGGAGCTGGCGGCGGAGGATAACCGCAACGGTATTCCGACGCAGGCGGTCCTGTGCCTCGAAACCGGTGGCGTACGTCTGCAGGAGGCCAACCTTGGCCTGGCCGCCATCGCCGATATCCACGCCGCGATTGTCGATCTGCGCCGCTACACCCCGGTAGTCGGCATCATCGCTGGCACCGTCGGCTGCTTCGGCGGCATGTCCATCGCCGCCGCGCTGTGCAGCTATCTCATCGTCACCCGAGAAGCCCGTCTCGGCCTCAACGGCCCGCAGGTTATCGAGCAGGAAGCCGGCATTGAAGAGTACGACTCGCGTAACCGGCCGTTTATCTGGAGCATGACCGGCGGCGAAATTCGCGCCGCCAGCGGCCTGGTCGACGCGCTGGTTAACGATGGCGTCAAGGCCGTCAAAACCGCGATGAACGAAGCGATCGCCAAAGGCGTACCGGCGCAGCACCGCAGCGACAATTATGACGACTATCTGCGCCGTTTAAGCCAGTTCGACACCCGCCAGCAGGCGGATACCGCGCAGATTAAACAGCTTTTTGCCCGGGAGGAAAAATAA
- the mdcE gene encoding biotin-independent malonate decarboxylase subunit gamma — MSQFPNRAALWLNKLAPEAPLMSGLCPSVQVADGQLNGEKVRFIAVVPDANNHYPRAAGGEVGLLEGWTLAKVVNETIAADADQARKRPIVAVIDVPSQAYGRREEAFGIHQALAGAAGAYAKARLAGHPVIGLIVGKAMSGAFLAHGYQANRLIAFNDSGVLVHAMGKASAARITLRSVEALEKLAATIPPMAYDVSNYATLGLLSALLDISHPDAPDDHDLALVSHTLRDAIADARQDPSLKCRLGAENRRSSQRVRDLMRASW, encoded by the coding sequence ATGAGTCAGTTCCCAAACCGCGCCGCGCTATGGCTGAACAAACTGGCGCCCGAGGCGCCGCTGATGAGCGGCCTGTGCCCTTCCGTGCAGGTGGCAGACGGCCAGCTTAATGGCGAAAAGGTGCGTTTTATCGCCGTAGTGCCTGACGCCAATAACCACTACCCGCGCGCCGCCGGCGGTGAAGTCGGCCTGCTGGAAGGCTGGACGCTGGCGAAAGTGGTCAATGAAACCATCGCCGCCGACGCCGACCAGGCCCGCAAACGGCCGATCGTCGCCGTGATCGATGTGCCGAGCCAGGCCTATGGCCGTCGCGAAGAAGCCTTTGGTATTCACCAGGCGCTGGCCGGAGCGGCAGGCGCCTACGCCAAAGCCCGTCTGGCCGGCCACCCGGTGATTGGCCTGATCGTCGGCAAAGCGATGTCCGGCGCGTTTCTGGCCCACGGCTACCAGGCCAACCGTCTGATCGCCTTTAACGACAGCGGCGTGCTGGTTCACGCGATGGGTAAAGCGTCGGCCGCGCGCATTACCCTGCGCAGCGTGGAGGCGCTGGAGAAACTGGCGGCGACCATCCCGCCGATGGCCTATGACGTCAGCAACTACGCCACGCTCGGCCTGCTCTCCGCTCTGCTTGACATCAGCCATCCGGACGCCCCTGACGACCACGATCTGGCGCTGGTCAGCCACACCCTGCGCGACGCCATCGCTGACGCGCGCCAGGATCCCTCGCTGAAGTGCCGCCTGGGTGCGGAAAACCGCCGCAGCTCGCAGCGGGTCCGCGACCTGATGCGCGCCAGCTGGTAG
- a CDS encoding AEC family transporter — translation MTYVIIHALAPIFVIMLLGFWAGKAGMVDNKNVSLLNIFVMDFALPATLFSATVQTPWAGIVAQSPLVLVLTGAMWITYAGIYFLATSVFKRTPQDAAVLTLTVALPNYAALGLPILGSVLGEGASTSLSVAVSIACGSVLMTPFCLLILEREKARAAGETTGSTLAMLPVLMWRSVKKPIVWGPLLGVVLSAIGIKMPDLLLAAIKPLGLAATAAALFLTGVILSARKLQLNALIATSTIVKLLVQPFIAWGLVMLLGLHGAIAITAILMIALAAGFFGVVFGNRFGVQSPDAEAVLLLSSVLCILSLPLFISLTSGL, via the coding sequence ATGACTTATGTGATTATTCATGCTCTTGCCCCGATTTTCGTCATTATGCTGCTGGGCTTCTGGGCCGGTAAGGCCGGGATGGTAGATAACAAAAATGTCTCCCTGCTCAATATCTTTGTAATGGACTTTGCCTTACCCGCTACGCTGTTCAGCGCCACGGTACAAACGCCGTGGGCCGGTATCGTCGCCCAGTCGCCGCTGGTGCTGGTGCTCACCGGCGCGATGTGGATCACCTACGCCGGGATTTACTTCCTCGCCACCAGCGTCTTCAAACGCACCCCGCAGGATGCCGCGGTGCTGACCCTCACCGTCGCGCTGCCGAACTACGCCGCGCTGGGCCTGCCGATCCTTGGCAGCGTGCTGGGTGAAGGCGCATCGACCTCGCTGTCGGTGGCGGTCTCTATCGCCTGCGGTTCGGTACTGATGACCCCCTTCTGCCTGCTGATTCTGGAACGTGAAAAAGCCCGCGCCGCGGGGGAAACCACCGGTTCTACGCTGGCGATGCTGCCGGTGCTGATGTGGCGTTCGGTGAAAAAGCCGATCGTCTGGGGCCCGCTGCTCGGGGTGGTGCTTTCCGCTATCGGCATTAAAATGCCGGACCTGCTGCTGGCCGCCATCAAACCGCTGGGCCTGGCCGCCACCGCCGCGGCGCTGTTCCTCACCGGGGTGATCCTCTCGGCGCGTAAACTGCAGCTCAATGCGCTGATCGCCACCTCCACCATCGTGAAACTGCTGGTGCAGCCGTTTATCGCCTGGGGACTGGTGATGCTGCTGGGTCTGCACGGCGCCATCGCCATCACCGCGATCCTGATGATTGCCCTGGCCGCCGGCTTCTTCGGCGTGGTCTTCGGCAACCGCTTCGGCGTGCAGTCCCCGGATGCTGAAGCCGTGCTGCTGTTGAGCTCGGTTCTGTGTATCCTGTCGCTACCGCTATTTATCTCTTTGACTTCAGGACTGTAA
- a CDS encoding malonate decarboxylase holo-ACP synthase, whose translation MSSTPRPHDLVWLNHASALEDVVEPWVAQQWRAALPVVVRRDVDGQARIPVGVRGMKREQRAAGWVQAHNIVRSVTPEMLVERERLLGSPFVSQPPVQAAIALTLGDWPWRWGVTGSTGYALATEIPVLHAASDLDLLIRAPQPLAREALLEWQSRVAQLPCRADTQVETPYGAFALNEWLRDGRALLKTSRGARLTAAPWRREE comes from the coding sequence ATGTCATCAACACCGCGTCCCCACGATTTAGTGTGGTTAAACCACGCCAGCGCCCTGGAAGATGTTGTCGAGCCGTGGGTGGCTCAGCAGTGGCGAGCCGCGCTGCCGGTGGTGGTGAGGCGCGATGTTGACGGTCAGGCCCGCATCCCGGTTGGGGTGCGGGGCATGAAACGCGAACAGCGCGCCGCCGGCTGGGTACAGGCGCACAATATCGTGCGCAGCGTCACCCCGGAGATGCTGGTGGAGCGCGAGCGCCTGCTGGGCTCCCCTTTTGTTTCGCAGCCGCCGGTCCAGGCGGCCATCGCCCTGACGCTGGGCGACTGGCCCTGGCGCTGGGGCGTCACCGGCAGCACCGGCTACGCGCTGGCGACCGAAATCCCGGTACTCCATGCGGCAAGCGATCTGGATCTCCTGATCCGCGCCCCGCAGCCGCTGGCCCGCGAGGCGCTGCTGGAATGGCAGTCCCGGGTGGCCCAGCTCCCGTGCCGCGCCGATACCCAGGTCGAAACGCCATACGGCGCCTTCGCCCTCAATGAGTGGCTCCGCGATGGGCGAGCGCTGCTGAAAACGTCCCGCGGCGCGCGCTTAACCGCTGCGCCGTGGCGCAGGGAGGAATGA
- the mdcH gene encoding malonate decarboxylase subunit epsilon codes for MKILFTFPGQGAQRPGMLAAIPDREAILSQARAVLGNEVEALDSAGSLKHTRAVQLCLLIAGVAWARELQRQGVNPQMVSGLSIGAFPAAVIAGALDFASALRLVALRGDLMEQAYPEGYGLTAIMGLTRPRVEALMQGHEVYLANLNAETQIVIAGRDEAMAEVAQLALQAGASKAQRLAVSVPSHCALLDKPAAALATAFADVTLTRPQCAYLSGSTARVLWDPQRIADDLAMNMARTVHWQEAMIAADERDARLAIEMPPGGVLTCLTRQAGWRGETLSLERSGVDVARHLAQRLSD; via the coding sequence ATGAAGATTTTGTTTACTTTTCCCGGACAGGGTGCCCAGCGTCCCGGCATGCTGGCGGCTATCCCCGACCGCGAAGCGATCCTCAGCCAGGCGCGCGCCGTGCTGGGGAATGAAGTCGAGGCCCTCGATAGCGCCGGATCGCTAAAACATACCCGTGCGGTCCAGCTCTGCCTGCTGATCGCCGGGGTAGCCTGGGCGCGCGAGCTACAGCGCCAGGGCGTCAATCCGCAGATGGTCAGCGGCCTGTCCATCGGCGCCTTTCCCGCAGCGGTGATTGCCGGCGCGCTCGATTTCGCCAGCGCGCTGCGCCTGGTGGCCCTGCGCGGCGATCTTATGGAGCAGGCCTATCCCGAAGGTTACGGACTGACGGCGATCATGGGCCTGACCCGCCCGCGGGTTGAGGCGCTGATGCAGGGCCACGAGGTCTATCTTGCCAACCTGAACGCCGAAACGCAGATCGTGATCGCCGGACGCGATGAAGCCATGGCCGAGGTGGCGCAGCTGGCGCTGCAGGCGGGCGCCAGTAAGGCGCAGCGGCTGGCGGTCAGCGTCCCGTCGCACTGCGCGCTGCTGGATAAACCCGCCGCCGCGCTGGCAACAGCCTTTGCCGACGTGACCTTAACGCGCCCGCAGTGCGCCTATTTAAGCGGCTCGACGGCGCGCGTGCTGTGGGATCCGCAGCGGATCGCCGACGATCTGGCGATGAACATGGCGCGCACCGTCCACTGGCAGGAGGCGATGATCGCCGCCGATGAGCGCGACGCGCGCTTAGCCATTGAGATGCCCCCCGGCGGGGTATTGACCTGCCTGACCCGCCAGGCGGGCTGGCGCGGAGAGACCCTTTCGCTGGAACGCAGCGGCGTGGACGTCGCCCGCCATCTGGCGCAGCGGCTTAGCGATTAA
- a CDS encoding LysR substrate-binding domain-containing protein yields MQDDINQEITFRKLSVFMMFMAKGNIARTAEAMKLSSVSVHRALHTLEEGVGCPLFVHKGRNLLPLQAAWTLLEYCQDVMSLMSRGLEATRKVAGVGQGRLRIGTLYSLTLETVPRIIMGMKLRRPELELDLTMGSNQMLLDMLEDDALDAILIATNEGEFNNTAFDVVPLFEDDIFLAAPATAQLDSTQLADLRDYADRKFVSLAEGFATYAGFREAFHIAGFEPTIVTRVNDIFSMISLVQAGVGFALLPGRMKKVYEKDVQLLKLAEPYQMRQLISIVYSHHRERDADLLALAAEGRMYARSLNR; encoded by the coding sequence ATGCAAGACGATATCAACCAGGAGATCACCTTCCGCAAGCTGTCGGTCTTTATGATGTTTATGGCGAAGGGCAATATCGCCAGAACCGCCGAAGCGATGAAGCTTAGCAGCGTCAGCGTTCACCGCGCGTTGCATACCCTGGAAGAGGGGGTGGGCTGCCCGCTGTTTGTCCATAAAGGGCGCAATCTGCTGCCGCTGCAGGCGGCGTGGACGCTGCTGGAATATTGTCAGGATGTGATGAGTCTGATGAGCCGCGGCCTTGAGGCGACGCGCAAAGTCGCCGGCGTCGGCCAGGGGCGGCTGCGCATCGGCACCCTCTATTCCCTGACCCTGGAAACCGTCCCGCGCATTATCATGGGTATGAAGCTGCGTCGCCCGGAGCTGGAGCTGGATCTCACCATGGGCTCTAACCAGATGCTGCTGGATATGCTGGAAGATGACGCTCTCGACGCTATCCTGATCGCCACCAATGAAGGGGAGTTCAACAATACCGCTTTCGACGTGGTGCCGCTGTTTGAGGACGATATCTTTCTCGCCGCCCCGGCGACAGCGCAGCTGGATAGCACACAGCTTGCTGACCTGCGCGATTACGCCGACCGGAAATTCGTCTCGCTGGCGGAGGGGTTCGCCACCTATGCCGGGTTCCGGGAAGCGTTTCATATCGCTGGCTTCGAGCCGACGATCGTCACCCGGGTGAATGACATCTTTTCGATGATTAGCCTGGTGCAGGCGGGCGTCGGGTTTGCGCTGCTGCCGGGGCGGATGAAAAAAGTCTATGAAAAAGATGTACAGCTGTTAAAGCTGGCGGAACCGTACCAGATGCGCCAGCTGATCTCGATTGTCTATTCACACCATCGCGAACGCGATGCCGACCTGCTGGCGCTGGCGGCGGAAGGGAGAATGTACGCCCGGAGCCTTAATCGCTAA